A window from Gasterosteus aculeatus chromosome 14, fGasAcu3.hap1.1, whole genome shotgun sequence encodes these proteins:
- the ntrk2b gene encoding neurotrophic tyrosine kinase, receptor, type 2b: protein MDSSAGEYGMARVGLFLVLMGLWRFGDACPASCTCSISRIVCNDSVPGIEDFPVLTLDDMENITEIYITNQNRLFDINDNSLRHYINLRNLTVMKTRLTSLSSDAFFNNTRLQYVNLRDNNLSTLSWRTFQSFNATYPLLLSGNPLDCVCENIWIKLRLLEETDSPDLTCIDDRGAPKAFASLSPPDCVVPKVEVTPKSVTMMQGSNVKAVCSASGSPPPEILWNLDWLSTHHEIDPSEMESSITLTDLSPDDNGKVIICSAENMVGQTEATLQLNILFAPTIQQLLGPERDHHWCIPFSVTGNPKPELQWYHENVALLEQDFMRTRIHLSTESEDHGCLQLVNPTHIHNGVYRLVAKNEYGRDEKKVSAQFIDPPYINHTGVLSRGFVRWGVESPLPPLDDSVAVYVVVGIAGIALTGCVLMVIILKYGRNSKFGLKGSSSVISNDDDSASPLHHVSNGNNTPSSSEMGPDAVIIGMTKIPVIENPQYFRNSGGMLKSDTFVQHIKRHNIVLKRELGEGAFGKVFLAECYNLTPDQEKLHVAVKTLKEANESGRADFYREAELLTNLQHEHIVTFYGVCVESDPLIMVFEYMKHGDLNKFLRSHGPDAVLMADGQHCIQVELTQSQMLHIAQQIAAGMVYLASQHFVHRDLATRNCLVGENLLVKIGDFGMSRDVYSTDYYRVGGHTMLPIRWMPPESIMYRRFTTESDVWSLGVVLWEIFTYGKQPWYQLSNNEVIECITQGRVLQRPRTCPKEVYDLMLGCWQREPYMRLNIKEIHSMLQSLAKASPVYLDILG from the exons ATGGACTCCAGCGCGGGGGAATATGGCATGGCTCGTGTCggattgtttttggttttgatgGGGCTGTGGAGATTTGGCGACGCTTGCCCCGCATCCTGCACTTGCAGCATCTCGCGGATTGTTTGCAATGATTCCGTGCCAGGGATCGAGGATTTCCCCGTCCTCACGTTAGATGACATGGAAAACATCACCGAGAT ATACATTACAAATCAAAACAGACTGTTTGACATCAATGACAACAGTCTGAGGCATTACATCAACCTGAGGAACCT AACAGTGATGAAGACGAGATTGACGTCTTTATCGTCGGATGCATTTTTCAACAATACGAGACTCCAATATGT aAATCTCAGAGACAACAATCTATCGACGCTGTCGTGGAGAACGTTTCAGAGCTTCAACGCGACATACCC GCTCCTGCTGTCCGGCAACCCTCTGGATTGTGTTTGTGAGAACATATGGATCAAACTGAGGCTCCTTGAAGAAACCGACAGTCCAGATCTGACATGCATAGACGACCGAGGAGCGCCAAAGGCCTTTGCCAGCCTCTCTCCACCGGACTGTG tggttcccaaagtaGAGGTCACCCCGAAATCTGTGACGATGATGCAGGGGAGTAATGTCAAAGCTGTGTGCAGCGCCTCAGGCTCTCCTCCCCCTGAGATCCTGTGGAACCTCGACTGGCTCTCCACCCACCACGAG ATTGACCCTTCGGAGATGGAGAGCAGCATCACCTTGACGGACCTGTCTCCTGATGATAATGGGAAGGTGATCATATGCAGTGCCGAGAACATGGTCGGTCAGACCGAGGCTACCCTGCAACTCAATATTCTCT TTGCCCCCACCATCCAGCAGCTGCTGGGGCCCGAGCGGGACCACCACTGGTGCATCCCATTCAGCGTGACGGGGAACCCCAAGCCCGAGCTGCAGTGGTACCACGAGAACGTGGCTCTCCTGGAGCAGGACTTCATGCGCACCAGGATCCACCTGTCCACCGAGAGCGAGGACCACGGCTGCCTGCAGCTGGTCAACCCCACGCACATCCACAACGGCGTCTACAGGCTGGTGGCCAAGAATGAGTACGGGCGGGACGAGAAGAAGGTCTCGGCCCAGTTCATCGACCCGCCTTACATCAACCACACAGGTGTGTTGTCACGGGGGTTCGTTCGGTGGGGAGTCG aGTCCCCACTCCCTCCGCTGGACGACAGTGTCGCA GTGTATGTGGTTGTGGGAATCGCCGGCATTGCTTTGACCGGCTGCGTTCTGATGGTGATCATTCTGAAATACGGAAGAAACTCAAAGTTTGGTCTTAAAG GCTCTTCCTCAGTCATCAGCAATGACGATGACTCTGCCAGCCCTCTTCATCACGTCTCCAATGGCAACAACACCCCGTCGTCCTCGGAGATGGGTCCAGACGCAGTGATCATTGGGATGACAAAGATTCCCGTCATTGAGAACCCGCAGTACTTCCGTAACTCCGGCGGCATGCTGAAATCCGACACGT TTGTCCAGCACATCAAGAGACACAACATTGTGCTGAAGCGGGAGCTGGGAGAAGGAGCCTTCGGGAAGGTGTTTCTCGCTGAGTGCTACAACCTGACACCGGACCAGGAGAAGCTCCACGTAGCCGTCAAG ACTCTGAAAGAGGCCAACGAGAGCGGCCGAGCGGACTTCTACCGAGAAGCCGAGCTCCTCACCAACCTGCAGCACGAACACATCGTCACTTTCTACGGCGTGTGTGTGGAGAGCGACCCGCTCATCATGGTGTTTGAATACATGAAGCACGGGGACCTGAACAAGTTCCTCAG GTCTCACGGCCCGGATGCAGTACTAATGGCAGACGGTCAGCACTGCATCCAGGTGGAGCTCACCCAGTCCCAGATGCTGCACATTGCCCAACAGATTGCGGCCGGCATGGTCTACCTGGCCTCCCAGCACTTTGTTCACAGGGACTTGGCGACCAGGAACTGCCTGGTGGGAGAAAACCTGCTGGTGAAGATAGGCGACTTTGGCATGTCCAGAGATGTTTACAGCACAGACTACTACAGA gtgggCGGTCACACGATGCTGCCGATCCGCTGGATGCCCCCAGAGAGCATCATGTACCGGCGGTTCACCACAGAGAGCGACGTGTGGAGCCTCGGCGTGGTGCTGTGGGAGATCTTCACCTACGGCAAGCAGCCCTGGTACCAGCTGTCCAACAACGAG GTGATCGAGTGCATCACGCAGGGCCGCGTGCTGCAGCGGCCCCGGACCTGCCCCAAAGAGGTGTACGACCTGATGCTGGGCTGCTGGCAGAGGGAGCCCTACATGAGGCTCAACATCAAGGAGATCCACAGCATGCTGCAGAGCCTGGCCAAGGCCTCGCCCGTGTACCTGGACATACTGGGCTGA